From one Labeo rohita strain BAU-BD-2019 chromosome 8, IGBB_LRoh.1.0, whole genome shotgun sequence genomic stretch:
- the pcsk1nl gene encoding proprotein convertase subtilisin/kexin type 1 inhibitor, like gives MSGLLTSSLLLFLSLTLFQIPTPEAKPLSAMRGGGRSYDSQAGGVRLRRDLRDSVPYEAQMMSYPTADFRSRSNDLYYQPEVLRAQGLGQALQRLVENDQRREQEAAYLASMLRLLNEAQNNGQGKPEEEEEDESDFQGPYPPDYDETEQAVSMAKPQASWQGLLDPQLTQALLNRYKQERLMQAGLAPNTNRIPEREQDKDQEMLRYLVEKILSSLASSGGQGAPSNQRSKRDLSAVANMEQSGGPALKRSRRSLDSAPGPSPQVEASLLRVKRLDGDVDDDGVTGQSNRTPHVGLQRMKRIDTDLPPPKKHSRKRRALTYDPALIAQHILQYLPA, from the exons ATGTCGGGCCTTCTGACCAGCTCTCTTCTGCTCTTCCTCTCCCTGACGCTGTTCCAGATCCCCACACCAGAGGCAAAG CCTCTCTCTGCCATGCGTGGAGGAGGTCGCAGCTATGACAGCCAGGCAGGTGGAGTCCGTCTTCGAAGAGACCTGCGTGATTCAGTGCCCTACGAGGCCCAGATGATGTCTTACCCCACTGCTGACTTCAGGAGTCGGAGCAATGATCTGTACTATCAGCCGGAGGTCTTGAGAGCTCAAGGTCTTGGACAAGCCCTCCAGCGGCTGGTGGAGAACGATCAGAGGCGAGAACAGGAAGCAGCTTATCTGGCGTCAATGCTGCGGCTCTTGAATGAGGCACAGAATAACGGACAGGGCAAaccagaggaagaggaggaggatgagAGCGATTTCCAGGGCCCGTACCCGCCGGACTACGATGAGACCGAGCAGGCCGTGAGCATGGCGAAGCCCCAGGCTTCATGGCAGGGCCTTCTGGATCCTCAGCTTACTCAGGCTCTACTGAACCGCTACAAGCAGGAGAGACTGATGCAGGCTGGACTCGCTCCAAACACCAACAGGATTCCAGAGAGAGAGCAGGACAAAGACCAAGAGATGCTTAG GTATCTTGTTGAGAAGATCCTCTCCAGCTTGGCATCGAGTGGCGGTCAGGGAGCCCCTTCAAACCAGCGTTCTAAACGGGACCTGAGCGCTGTGGCCAACATGGAGCAATCTGGAGGACCCGCCCTAAAACGCTCCCGCCGGTCCCTAGACTCCGCCCCTGGTCCCTCCCCCCAAGTCGAGGCGTCGCTGCTGAGGGTGAAACGGCTCGACGGCGACGTGGACGACGACGGGGTCACAGGGCAGAGCAACAGAACGCCACACGTTGGCCTGCAGAGAATGAAGCGCATAGACACTGACCTGCCGCCCCCCAAAAAACACAGCCGCAAGCGCAGAGCCCTGACCTACGACCCCGCTCTGATCGCACAGCACATCCTGCAGTACCTGCCAGCCTAA
- the lhfpl4b gene encoding LHFPL tetraspan subfamily member 3 protein, which produces MQHHSSEVARLYQTEFIRSARAVGVLWAVCTLCFAVIEVVILIQPSWVGTRELHYRGGGPAPPTGTLGLFEVCMETDWPVPECRGSLHTLTPFPAFQSPAVLVCMSLTMVWASVGCLCLFRFCNAATVYKICAWLQLTAGFCLALACVLFPDSWACAEMRALCGERVSSFSPGNCSVHWAYILAMLGVLDAGILATLAFVLGNRQDALLPDDAKDGDVTGLLLAA; this is translated from the exons ATGCAGCATCACTCGTCCGAGGTCGCCCGTCTGTATCAGACCGAGTTCATCCGGAGTGCGCGGGCGGTGGGCGTGCTGTGGGCCGTCTGCACGCTCTGCTTTGCCGTGATCGAGGTGGTCATTCTCATCCAGCCATCGTGGGTGGGGACACGAGAGCTGCACTACCGAGGAGGGGGTCCGGCTCCTCCGACCGGGACGCTGGGCCTCTTTGAGGTCTGCATGGAGACAGATTGGCCCGTCCCAGAATGCCGGGGGTCTCTTCACACCCTGACCCCGTTCCCTGCCTTCCAGTCTCCCGCTGTGCTGGTGTGCATGTCTCTCACCATGGTGTGGGCCAGCGTGGGCTGCCTGTGTCTGTTCAGATTCTGCAACGCAGCGACCGTGTATAAGATCTGTGCTTGGCTGCAGCTCACAGCAG GCTTCTGTTTGGCCCTGGCGTGTGTGTTGTTCCCAGACTCTTGGGCGTGTGCTGAGATGCGGGCGTTGTGCGGGGAGCGTGTGAGTAGTTTCTCCCCGGGAAACTGCTCTGTGCACTGGGCATACATACTGGCCATGCTGGGGGTGCTGGATGCCGGCATACTGGCCACGCTGGCTTTTGTTTTGGGGAATCGCCAAGATGCCCTGCTGCCAGATGATGCCAAGGATGGTGATG TGACTGGCTTACTACTGGCAGCATAA